A DNA window from Streptomyces canus contains the following coding sequences:
- a CDS encoding RICIN domain-containing protein, producing MSDLVLLAGGSVTMTHHVTGTYFMCNDWHDGVGNHTQTWAQDPFAKDKTSHRWFLRQNADGTVRIESYANHRCLTAGANPPDVVTLRERTDSLNQHWRLVSHAERGNDFYLVSVVHPRYALAIADHLQGNDRLVGLTRMWGGPNLSQLWRIYPSSEDQG from the coding sequence TTGAGCGACCTCGTACTGCTCGCGGGCGGATCGGTGACGATGACTCACCACGTCACCGGAACGTACTTCATGTGCAACGACTGGCACGACGGTGTCGGCAACCACACCCAGACCTGGGCACAGGACCCCTTCGCCAAGGACAAAACCTCTCACCGGTGGTTTTTGCGGCAGAACGCCGACGGCACCGTGCGTATCGAGTCGTACGCCAACCACCGCTGTCTCACCGCGGGGGCCAACCCGCCCGACGTCGTGACTCTTCGAGAACGCACGGACAGCCTCAACCAGCACTGGCGGTTGGTCTCCCATGCGGAGCGGGGCAATGACTTCTACCTGGTCTCGGTGGTGCACCCGCGCTACGCCCTGGCCATCGCAGACCACCTCCAGGGCAACGACCGGCTGGTGGGCCTGACCCGCATGTGGGGCGGACCCAACCTCTCCCAGCTGTGGCGGATCTACCCCTCGTCCGAGGATCAGGGCTGA
- a CDS encoding class I SAM-dependent DNA methyltransferase produces MNADRWLADTRTSYDTVAVSYADQLRGALAGAPYLRAALALFADLVHAAGGGPVADVGCGPGHVTAHLHELGVDAFGIDLSSVMIDVARRDHPRLRFEVGSMTDLDLADASVVGLLAFWSLIHVPDEAVPTVFGHFRRVVRPGGPLLLGFHVGDESRLKTQGYGGHPMNVQVHRRRPDQVAAWLRDAGFTVEAHMLIDSDESVPGAVLFARRQS; encoded by the coding sequence ATGAACGCGGACCGCTGGTTGGCAGACACCCGGACCTCCTACGACACGGTCGCGGTCAGCTATGCCGACCAACTCCGCGGGGCTCTGGCCGGGGCGCCGTATCTTCGGGCGGCTCTGGCACTGTTCGCCGACTTGGTGCACGCCGCCGGCGGTGGACCGGTGGCGGACGTGGGCTGCGGACCTGGACACGTCACCGCTCACCTGCACGAGCTGGGTGTGGACGCTTTCGGCATCGACCTTTCATCCGTGATGATCGACGTGGCTCGGCGTGACCACCCCCGCCTGCGGTTCGAGGTGGGCTCGATGACCGACCTCGACCTCGCCGATGCTTCAGTCGTCGGCCTGCTCGCATTTTGGTCGTTGATTCACGTCCCCGACGAAGCAGTCCCCACGGTCTTCGGCCACTTCCGGCGCGTGGTGCGTCCCGGAGGACCACTGCTGCTCGGCTTCCACGTCGGCGACGAGTCGAGGCTGAAGACGCAGGGCTACGGCGGCCACCCGATGAACGTCCAGGTTCACCGCCGCCGGCCTGACCAAGTGGCGGCCTGGCTACGCGATGCCGGGTTCACCGTCGAGGCCCACATGCTGATCGACTCCGACGAGAGCGTTCCAGGTGCGGTCCTCTTCGCACGCCGTCAGTCCTAG
- a CDS encoding GNAT family N-acetyltransferase produces MPELIDPTTGLRTSFLAAVAEFRADRDYPTPWFASDVDSPALTDTAAFATYVTRVLSERDEAAGRADWFVPMTTLWWAEGDQMLGRLAIRHRLTPALEKAGGHIGYDVRPSARRQGHATAMLAAALPIARSLGITQALLTVDETNVASRRVIETNGGRFIDTVGERRRYWVPTS; encoded by the coding sequence ATGCCCGAGCTGATCGATCCGACAACCGGCCTGCGGACGTCATTCCTGGCGGCGGTGGCCGAGTTCCGCGCAGATCGCGACTACCCAACTCCATGGTTTGCCAGCGACGTTGACTCACCAGCCCTGACCGACACCGCGGCCTTCGCCACCTATGTGACGCGTGTGCTGAGCGAACGCGACGAGGCAGCCGGGCGAGCCGATTGGTTCGTGCCGATGACCACGCTGTGGTGGGCCGAGGGCGACCAGATGCTGGGCAGACTGGCCATCCGCCACCGGCTGACGCCGGCACTTGAGAAGGCCGGCGGCCACATCGGCTACGACGTGCGACCCAGCGCGCGCCGACAGGGACACGCGACCGCGATGCTCGCCGCAGCGTTGCCCATCGCTCGTTCGCTCGGCATCACACAGGCGCTCCTGACTGTCGACGAGACGAACGTCGCCTCCCGGCGCGTGATCGAAACGAACGGGGGCCGGTTCATCGACACAGTCGGCGAGAGACGCCGCTACTGGGTGCCTACATCCTGA